DNA sequence from the Lodderomyces elongisporus chromosome 5, complete sequence genome:
tggtTTATTGTTTAATCCAATGAGTCTTTATATGTACATACATACTTCTTTAATACCAATGGGTACATCTCGTTCTCTTCTTGCTTCCTCCATTGAAAAAAGTTATGGAATTTGCACACGAAGTACAAGAAGTACAAGAGCCTAATTCACCCAATTTCTCATTCtctcattctttcttttgttttcgcaaaaaaaaaaacaacaaccaaaaatGTTACAGAATAACTGACGGACTTAACATACAACTCTGTATgatgaaagaagaagaagaagaagcaaaagcaaaaaatcaatttacttctgttgttcttcttcttcttttattgcTTACAACACTGTTACATTTGTTATTTACCATCCATACATATGATGCGTGTGTGTAAATGTGAATGTGCGTGTGTGTAAATGTGCTTGTAAGTGAGTCAGTAGTATTTCTCTGCGTTTAACTTGTCTTGTTTGGCATTGAAATTCAAAATTATGCTAGGAGAttggaaaacaataaaatgttttgcaaattggTAATAATGAAGAAAGTTAAACTCAGTTTAATCCGAAAGTTCCCTATTTACACACATTAagctttttcttccattcttcccttttttttttttttgagtaCAATCAACTGAATCAAGAAGTTCTAGATGGTTTggttattgaaaaaaaaaaaaaaggaaaagaaaaagacccAAGAGTGTGGTAGGCTCCtctcacacacactctcttcCCCTCCCTCCCACTCCGCCTTActttccatttcttttgcttcttcttcttctctccccccttaaaaaaaataaaaaaataaaataaaaaaaaaaataaaaaaaaaaataaaaaactgCCGCCGCCAATTTATCgagaaaattttttttctttctttcttttattcattCCACTTTTCGTTTATTGTCTTGCTGTTTCtagcttcttcttcctctgaTTTCAACTCTAACTCTAACTTTAACTTTAACTTCTTTTGTCTTCCGTTACCTCTGTAaagtcttcttcttcttctatttttatattttgttaTTGTAGTTCAAGTTGTTCAAGTTGTTAAAAGTGCAGCAATTTTAGTTGACAATTGCGAAACAAGACCCTATCAGAAAACATTCcataataattttttgctattttttttatttttatttttattttggtttggtttgggTTTCTCTATCACTGTATtatatcatcaacattatTAATATTGTTTCCGTTATtaaattattgttattgttattcttcttcttcaagtaCATCCAGTAATTCCTTTACCCAtactcttcctttttttttcactcaTCCTACTTTCATTTCCATCTTTTTTGCACATCTACTTCCCACTACACCACTTTGTCATTCAAAACAATTGCTGATTTTGCTATTGCATATCCAATTTTGTtccagtttttttttaatttttatttttattttcaattattCAATTTAAACTACTGATTGTTCTTATACCTGCCATAAACTAGCACTTGAATTAATTAAACAAACATCATTATCAGCCTAGAGTAAGTGACTTCATACAGATCAATGGAGATATACAAAATTACCTCGCCCAAAGAGTGGACGTATTTCGCCAAGGGATCCGCCAACATCCTCTTCAAATACACAGGCACCAACGACTACTTGCGCCACAAACTACTCCGACTAAGACTCATCAAGGAAGACGAGGAATACATCTCAACCTGTGAACTTTATGACTTTATCGAGTTAAAGTGCAAACACTTGTTTTATGCACCACAACAAATCATCATCGACATCCAACTCGTAGTACTAACAACAGACTTTGTCGCCGAGTTGGACAGCCACGGAAACCAGCTACAATTGAAGGAACGATACGGATTGCTATTGCCAAACATCCTAGATGGAGAATGCACCAAGATCTCACTCTCCAAATTATGCCAATTGTATGTCAATTGCGACgatccaacaacaacttgtTCTCACgcaaattcaaataaaGCTAAGGAGTTGAGTAATGGTAATGGTAATAACAatacactactaccaccacgcATCATCTCACCATCACTGAAAATCAACTCGATAATATTTGAAATCAAACCCAAATGGCTCTACGACAACACCCTGCAAAACTATTGCCGCACATGCTCCCACAACCAACTCCGCCATTTCAAACGACATTTCTGTCCCTTGGACTTGCTCTA
Encoded proteins:
- the IPK1 gene encoding Inositol-pentakisphosphate 2-kinase gives rise to the protein MEIYKITSPKEWTYFAKGSANILFKYTGTNDYLRHKLLRLRLIKEDEEYISTCELYDFIELKCKHLFYAPQQIIIDIQLVVLTTDFVAELDSHGNQLQLKERYGLLLPNILDGECTKISLSKLCQLYVNCDDPTTTCSHANSNKAKELSNGNGNNNTLLPPRIISPSSKINSIIFEIKPKWLYDNTSQNYCRTCSHNQLRHFKRHFCPLDLLYPETLEQGLDDIFSYIPSEVNKLIETNEFPLRQLFLTYLQNPNNVFLKLKQYQKINNKNDLIENLTSQKDVSQNLSLVMTLRDVGLFLKFEKYDPLNDVHNSHNNVNNLITLPPKRRRTTTTTTTTSTTQNGSGNTEESLSEEKYLITCNIYDLDLKSTMKYKHWLKVENDLQEIYNSTNPNWRHCNRVGQSMGFSEAKKTRQRDK